GTTACTGTTAGAACGTCTGGAAATTGCTGGTTTTGGTCCACAGTTGCAAACCAATTGGCGATCATTGCGTCATAGCTCGCGGTTGCTGCATAGGCTTTCGCCGCGTATTTCCGACGTAATTCGAGCGAGATGGTACCTTCGTTTTCGTCCAGCGCGGCCATCAGTTCGCGATAGTCGCCGGGATCGGTCACAATGGTTACGAAAGCATGATTTTTCGCAGCCGACCGGATCATCGACGGTCCACCGATATCGATATTCTCGATAATCTCGTCGCGGGCAGCGCCCTTTGCGACGGTCGCGGCGAACGGGTAAAGGTTGACGATAACGAGGTCGATCGCGCCGATGCCGTGTTCCTCCATCGAGGCGACGTGTTCGGCATTGTCGCGCACTGCGAGCAACCCGCCGTGAACGACGGGATGTAGCGTTTTTACCCGGCCATCCATCATTTCGGGAAAGCCGGTGAGATCGTCGATGTCGCGGACTGTCAGCCCGGCATCGCGCAACGCACGAGCGGTACCACCGGTGGAAACCAGTTCGACGCCGTGACGCACCAGTGCTTGCCCAAGCGGGATGAGGCCACCCTTGTCCGAAACCGACAAGAGCGCGCGCTTAATCTTGATATTCGTCATTTTATCCTGCTCGTTTTAATAACCAGCCGATGCTTGCTCCGCCCGCGGGCGCGACACCCGACACAACGAATTGCACGGTCGGTCGCGGACGACCGGCCGCATCGACCCAAAGACTTTCCTCGACAGTCAAAGTGCCACCACGACAGCGAAACTGCCAAAGCGGACCATGATCGATCCGCAGCAACGCCGCCTGCCCATCAGCCGTCGGCGTAACCTCTACGCCCGGTGCCAGATGAAAGCGGATCGCGAAAGCCGCACCCGACGAACGGCGGCGGCGGCGAGGCGAAGGGAGCAAAGCATCCTCGCCGCGCAGCTCGCGCCCGTTGCCCGACAGCGCAAGCGTACGCTTGTGGATAAAGCCATAGCGCCGCGCATAACCGTCGTGGCTGGCATCAATGCGACTGCCGCCCTCCAGTTCCTGGCGGTCAATCTCTATCGTGTTGACGCCCTGACCCAGCGCACCATCGGCAAGGATTGCAGTCGAATTGCTATCCCCAACCGTCAGCGTGGAATGCGCCGCCGTCGTTCGCAGACCCTGCGTCAGTTCTGAGGGGATTCCAGTGCTGCCCCTCGAGCCACCACAATTGACGATCAGTCGCTGCGTGCCATCGGACAATTCGAAGGCGAGCGTCGAAGCGCATCCGGTGCCGCCAAGGCGACTGGCCGGTGGCGGTGCGGCATCCATCACCATGACCGTGCCGCCCGCCGACAATCGCTGATAACCCCAATCGCGGGCCTGCCGGAGCGGACGGGTGCGAACCGCGCTGGCGGCAACGACCTGTTCGATGCGGTCCGAAGCGACGGGGCCGGAACCCTGCCAACTGGACAGTCCGCCATCGCCCATCGTGATACCGAGCAGAGCCGAAACCGCGCGCTGCTTTACGTTCTCGATAAAATCCGGTGTTTCACGGCGGCGCGCAGCATAAACCTGCCCCAGCATCGACAGCAGCAGGATCGCGTCGATCTGGTCATGGGGGCTGCGGGCGATCGCGCCACCATCTTCGCTAAAACCCGCTGCCAGCGCGCGCTGTAGCCCGGCTTCACCGAAAGCCAGCCGGTGATCGCCGCCGGGGATGAGTAAACCTGCCGCCACGACGCCAGTCCACGCCGACACACGAGCATTGCCCTGAGGCGCGCGATCGGCACCCCGATCGAGATGGCGCGCCATCCGGGCAAGCGCGTTGAGAACTGCCGAACGATAGATGAGATCGGTGGATGACAGGATCAGCGGTGCATTCGCGGTCCAGAAAAGAATGCGCCAGCCGCACAAATCCATCCGCCACGCGGCATCGCTGACGTGTTCGCCGTGCGCCGCAAGCCATTTGCGCATCAACTGTTCGGCGACCGGCGCGGCCTGTGCACGCGATCCTGTGGCAGCAAGATCACGGAGCCATTCGAAACGCTGGAGATAATCGGAAAATCCCGCCGAATACCCAGCGCCGGACATATCGAGATCGTCGAGAGCGACGGTTTCCCCCTGCCAGCGCATCGTTCCCGACAACAACCATTGCCCGATGTGACGATTGCCGGGGACAGGGTCGGTCGGCACTGCCAATAGTTTAAGCGGGAAGCGCCCCTTCAGGCGCAACGCGTGAAGGGGAGTGGTCCACGTCAGGCGATGGAAGTGGTTGGAAAGCCGCTCGCCGAGAGATAGCCCCTTGTCGCCACCGACACGAACAAGGCGCTTGCCAACCTCTATTTCGGCACCCGCCACTTCGACATCCTCGCCACCGATGGGGGCGTCTTTAGGCCCGACTTTATCTGGGCCTTTCCGGGTCACGCGTCTTGGAGACCGGCGATTTTCTGGCCTGCGCTTTTCAGACCGGCGATATTGGAAGCATAAGCCGATGGTCCGCCGCGGAACGTCGCGGTGCCCGCCACCAATACATCCGCCCCTGCGGCAATGGCCTGTACTGCGGTTTTCATATCGATGCCGCCATCGACCTCCAGCCGGATATCGCGGCCGGTCTTGTCGATCATCTTTCGCACCGCTTCGATCTTGCGGAGCTGGCTTTCGATGAAGCTCTGCCCCCCGAAACCGGGATTGACGCTCATAATCAGCACCAGATCGATGTCGTCGATGAGATAGTCGAGCATCTTCGCAGGGGTACCGGGATTGAGCGACACGCCCGCCATCTTGCCGAGCGACTTGATACGCTGAACCGTACGATGAATGTGCGGGCCAGCCTCTGGATGGACAGTAATGTGATCCGCCCCAG
This genomic stretch from Sphingomonas paeninsulae harbors:
- a CDS encoding heparinase II/III family protein, giving the protein MAGAEIEVGKRLVRVGGDKGLSLGERLSNHFHRLTWTTPLHALRLKGRFPLKLLAVPTDPVPGNRHIGQWLLSGTMRWQGETVALDDLDMSGAGYSAGFSDYLQRFEWLRDLAATGSRAQAAPVAEQLMRKWLAAHGEHVSDAAWRMDLCGWRILFWTANAPLILSSTDLIYRSAVLNALARMARHLDRGADRAPQGNARVSAWTGVVAAGLLIPGGDHRLAFGEAGLQRALAAGFSEDGGAIARSPHDQIDAILLLSMLGQVYAARRRETPDFIENVKQRAVSALLGITMGDGGLSSWQGSGPVASDRIEQVVAASAVRTRPLRQARDWGYQRLSAGGTVMVMDAAPPPASRLGGTGCASTLAFELSDGTQRLIVNCGGSRGSTGIPSELTQGLRTTAAHSTLTVGDSNSTAILADGALGQGVNTIEIDRQELEGGSRIDASHDGYARRYGFIHKRTLALSGNGRELRGEDALLPSPRRRRRSSGAAFAIRFHLAPGVEVTPTADGQAALLRIDHGPLWQFRCRGGTLTVEESLWVDAAGRPRPTVQFVVSGVAPAGGASIGWLLKRAG
- the rpe gene encoding ribulose-phosphate 3-epimerase, which gives rise to MTSPIRIAPSILSADFARLGEEVRALEAAGADWIHVDVMDGHFVPNLTIGPAVVKALRPHTTLPLDVHLMISPVDSFLDAFAEAGADHITVHPEAGPHIHRTVQRIKSLGKMAGVSLNPGTPAKMLDYLIDDIDLVLIMSVNPGFGGQSFIESQLRKIEAVRKMIDKTGRDIRLEVDGGIDMKTAVQAIAAGADVLVAGTATFRGGPSAYASNIAGLKSAGQKIAGLQDA